A genomic stretch from uncultured Pseudodesulfovibrio sp. includes:
- a CDS encoding aconitate hydratase — protein MGKNITHKIIEKHLVSGEMIPGHEVGLRIDQTLTQDATGTMAWLQFEAIGIGKVKTDLSVSYVDHNTLQMGFRNPDDHRYLRTVAAKSGAVFSPAGTGICHQLHLENFGKPGATLIGSDSHTPTAGGIGSMAMGAGGLSVALAMAGEAYFIPMPEVVKVNLTGELTGWTAGKDVILELLRRLTVKGGVGKVFEYAGPGVGALSVPDRATITNMGAELGATTSIFPSDDRTREFLEKMGRLDDFMELVADEDAQYDDVIEINLSELEPLVAQPHMPDQVCKIKDLAGKKIDQCAIGSCTNSSYSDLKNTAQILTGKQTPPETDLMISPGSKQVMKMLAREGLIEPLLDAGARLLECSCGPCIGMGGSPISAGVSVRTFNRNFEGRSGTLDGQVYLASAQAAARLALDGEFTDPATWGPAPERVELPEDVPSIRNLFVFPPEDTNSVDILRGPNIVALEDFDKLPDTIEANVLLKVGDNITTDHILPAGAEITALRSNIPAISQYIFSRVDQGFVGRMKEAGKGVILGGENYGQGSSREHAALGPRHLGVKAVIVKSLARIHRANLINFGILPLLLVNPADYDTLSEGSGLTIPASDMTPGGIIGISVDSGETIQVTNDLTKKELEIIQSGGLLNAVREDQS, from the coding sequence ATGGGCAAGAACATTACGCACAAGATTATTGAAAAGCACCTCGTCTCCGGTGAAATGATTCCCGGACATGAAGTGGGACTGCGCATCGATCAGACCCTGACCCAGGATGCCACAGGCACCATGGCGTGGCTCCAGTTCGAAGCTATCGGCATCGGCAAGGTCAAAACCGACCTGTCTGTCAGTTACGTTGACCACAATACGTTGCAGATGGGCTTCCGCAATCCCGATGATCACCGCTATCTGCGCACCGTGGCTGCCAAGTCCGGCGCAGTGTTCTCCCCTGCAGGCACCGGCATCTGTCATCAACTGCACCTGGAAAACTTCGGCAAACCCGGAGCAACCTTGATCGGTTCCGATTCCCACACACCGACTGCAGGCGGTATCGGTTCCATGGCCATGGGTGCGGGCGGATTGTCCGTAGCACTCGCTATGGCTGGCGAGGCTTACTTCATTCCCATGCCGGAAGTGGTCAAGGTCAATCTGACCGGCGAACTGACCGGCTGGACTGCTGGCAAAGATGTAATCCTCGAACTGCTTCGCCGCCTGACCGTCAAGGGCGGCGTGGGAAAAGTCTTTGAATACGCCGGACCCGGTGTGGGAGCTCTTTCCGTACCGGATCGTGCCACCATCACCAATATGGGTGCGGAACTCGGCGCCACGACCTCGATCTTCCCTTCCGATGACCGGACCAGAGAGTTTCTGGAGAAGATGGGTCGTCTGGACGACTTCATGGAATTGGTCGCCGATGAAGACGCTCAGTATGATGATGTCATTGAAATCAACCTCTCCGAACTTGAGCCACTGGTCGCCCAACCGCACATGCCGGATCAAGTGTGCAAGATCAAGGATCTGGCCGGAAAGAAAATCGATCAGTGTGCCATCGGTTCCTGCACCAATTCGTCCTATTCCGACCTCAAGAACACAGCCCAGATTCTGACAGGAAAACAGACGCCACCTGAAACCGATCTGATGATTTCTCCCGGTTCCAAGCAGGTCATGAAGATGTTGGCTCGAGAAGGACTCATCGAACCGCTGCTCGACGCCGGGGCACGCCTGTTGGAATGTTCCTGCGGCCCGTGCATCGGCATGGGTGGCTCTCCGATTTCTGCCGGTGTGTCAGTTCGCACCTTCAACCGCAACTTTGAAGGACGCTCCGGCACACTTGACGGCCAAGTCTATCTGGCTTCGGCTCAAGCCGCTGCGCGTCTCGCGCTGGACGGTGAATTCACCGATCCCGCCACCTGGGGACCGGCTCCAGAGCGCGTGGAACTGCCCGAAGACGTGCCGTCAATTCGCAACCTGTTCGTGTTCCCGCCTGAAGACACCAATTCTGTCGACATTTTGCGCGGACCAAACATCGTTGCCCTGGAAGATTTCGACAAGCTTCCCGACACCATTGAGGCCAACGTGCTGCTCAAAGTCGGAGACAACATCACCACAGACCACATCCTGCCTGCTGGTGCCGAAATCACGGCCCTGCGGTCCAATATTCCGGCAATTAGCCAATACATCTTCAGCCGAGTGGACCAGGGGTTCGTCGGGCGCATGAAGGAAGCCGGAAAGGGTGTGATCCTTGGCGGAGAGAACTACGGCCAGGGATCCAGCCGTGAGCATGCAGCTCTCGGTCCGCGCCATCTCGGCGTCAAGGCAGTCATCGTTAAATCTCTTGCCCGTATCCACCGTGCCAACCTGATCAACTTCGGCATATTGCCTTTGCTGTTGGTCAACCCTGCAGATTACGACACACTGTCAGAAGGCAGCGGATTGACCATTCCGGCCAGCGACATGACTCCTGGCGGAATCATAGGCATTTCAGTGGACTCTGGTGAAACCATCCAGGTCACAAATGATTTGACCAAAAAGGAACTGGAGATTATCCAGTCAGGTGGACTTCTCAATGCTGTCAGAGAAGATCAATCATAA
- a CDS encoding Y-family DNA polymerase, producing the protein MSKSYALIDCNNFYASCERAFRPDLVSRPVVVLSNNDGCVIARSNEAKAVGVPMGAPYFKCRSMLERHGVAVFSSNYALYGDMSARVMRVLSRFCPSVDIYSIDEAFCDLTGVPGGAEAFGRKLRATVHAWTGIPVSVGIGATKTLAKLANRFAKKQERCRGVFDFGSSPAPDLVLQWTEIGDVWGIGPRHAKRLRKIGVTDALKFRDLKRDWVKKKMTVTGLHTLLELRGWPCFDFAMGPADKKTIVSSRSFGHPVTTLEDMLEATAKYMTRAAEKLRRQRSVAANVHVSLETNRFNFGEPQYCTTKSIPLVVSTAHTPTLIRTALAGMEHLYREGYAYKKCGVMLSGLEPEHGRWLNLLALPPAHRPSDKPLMQVVDNCNTRWGRDTISFAASGIKQGWKMKREMRSPRYTTVWDEILRVG; encoded by the coding sequence ATGTCCAAAAGCTATGCACTGATCGACTGCAACAACTTTTATGCCTCCTGCGAGCGGGCATTTCGGCCTGATCTTGTCAGTCGTCCTGTTGTGGTGCTGTCCAATAATGACGGGTGCGTTATTGCCCGGTCCAACGAAGCCAAGGCTGTCGGTGTGCCCATGGGGGCGCCGTATTTCAAATGCCGATCCATGCTGGAACGACATGGTGTGGCAGTGTTCTCATCCAATTATGCCCTGTATGGTGACATGTCAGCGCGTGTCATGCGGGTGCTGAGTCGATTTTGTCCGAGTGTGGATATCTATTCCATTGATGAAGCTTTTTGCGATCTGACAGGTGTGCCGGGCGGAGCCGAAGCCTTTGGGCGAAAGCTACGGGCCACAGTGCATGCTTGGACGGGTATTCCGGTGTCGGTGGGTATAGGTGCAACAAAAACTCTTGCCAAACTCGCCAATCGATTTGCGAAAAAGCAGGAACGGTGTCGTGGTGTGTTTGACTTCGGTTCCAGTCCAGCTCCGGATCTGGTTCTGCAATGGACTGAGATCGGGGATGTATGGGGTATCGGGCCGCGTCATGCGAAGCGGTTGCGAAAGATCGGTGTGACAGACGCGCTGAAGTTTCGAGATTTGAAGCGGGACTGGGTGAAAAAAAAGATGACAGTCACCGGCTTGCACACCTTGCTGGAATTGCGTGGCTGGCCGTGTTTTGATTTTGCCATGGGCCCGGCAGACAAGAAGACTATTGTTTCTTCGCGATCTTTCGGCCATCCGGTAACGACGCTGGAGGATATGCTGGAAGCCACGGCCAAGTATATGACCCGCGCTGCTGAGAAGTTGCGCAGACAGCGATCCGTGGCTGCGAACGTGCATGTATCGTTGGAGACCAACCGATTCAATTTTGGCGAACCGCAATATTGCACCACCAAGTCCATTCCTTTGGTGGTGAGTACGGCCCACACTCCCACGCTCATCCGTACGGCATTGGCAGGTATGGAACACCTTTACAGAGAAGGGTACGCCTATAAGAAGTGCGGGGTGATGCTCTCGGGGTTGGAACCGGAACATGGTCGCTGGCTGAACCTGCTCGCCTTGCCACCCGCCCATCGTCCGAGCGACAAGCCGTTGATGCAAGTCGTGGACAACTGCAATACGAGGTGGGGACGTGATACGATTTCCTTTGCGGCATCCGGTATCAAGCAGGGATGGAAGATGAAGCGGGAGATGCGGTCTCCGCGTTATACTACGGTGTGGGACGAGATCCTGCGGGTCGGATGA
- a CDS encoding DMT family transporter, protein MKDHTKAIFLMAATALVWSSGGLAIKLVDWHPMAITGLRSGLAAATLILIFRSKLRFCFSPIQWGAALGYAGLLITNVVATKLTTSANAILLAYTAPVYVALLAPRFLKEQTRRSDWIFIAFTVGGMTLFFLDKLTPTGLWGNIIAIGTGVSYALFTLCMRAQKDASPVESVIMGHCITALCGFPFMFDTIPSAESWMGLFYLGILQQGVSLVFYTWAIKRLGALEAILIMMLEPIFNPVFVAVGYGEVPGAWALSGGLLVVGAVTLRGIAGTARPKP, encoded by the coding sequence ATGAAAGACCATACCAAGGCCATATTCCTGATGGCGGCCACCGCACTCGTCTGGAGTTCTGGCGGATTGGCCATCAAACTCGTCGACTGGCACCCCATGGCAATCACTGGATTGCGCAGTGGTCTCGCTGCAGCGACCCTGATACTGATTTTTCGCAGCAAGCTCCGCTTCTGCTTTTCTCCCATCCAATGGGGCGCGGCCCTGGGGTATGCAGGCTTACTCATTACCAATGTAGTTGCCACCAAGCTGACAACCTCGGCCAACGCCATTCTTTTGGCATACACAGCCCCGGTATACGTGGCATTGCTCGCACCGAGGTTTCTTAAAGAACAAACACGACGAAGTGACTGGATTTTTATCGCGTTCACAGTCGGCGGCATGACGCTCTTCTTCCTCGACAAACTGACGCCCACCGGGCTGTGGGGCAACATCATCGCCATCGGCACTGGCGTGTCGTACGCCTTATTCACTCTGTGCATGCGCGCGCAAAAAGACGCCTCCCCTGTCGAATCAGTCATCATGGGACACTGTATTACCGCCTTGTGCGGCTTTCCTTTCATGTTCGACACAATTCCTTCAGCCGAAAGCTGGATGGGACTGTTTTATCTCGGTATTCTGCAACAAGGTGTATCACTCGTATTTTACACCTGGGCTATCAAACGGCTCGGTGCCCTTGAAGCCATCCTTATCATGATGCTGGAACCGATCTTCAATCCCGTTTTTGTGGCTGTCGGGTACGGGGAAGTCCCCGGCGCGTGGGCTCTATCCGGCGGCCTGCTGGTGGTTGGTGCTGTCACACTTCGAGGAATTGCCGGAACAGCCAGACCCAAGCCGTAA
- a CDS encoding glycine zipper domain-containing protein, with protein sequence MRNILIVALLICFVSAGVGCANKAQQGATVGGLAGATIGALTFNDKLLGAAVGAGVGVLMGYIVGNEWDKSDEKQVQNTLERGRSGQAQSWTNPDTGASYTATPTPPYMSEDKVYRDVVIKDAKDGQEIMAKAWRDDKGVWHLKQ encoded by the coding sequence ATGCGGAATATCTTGATCGTGGCATTGCTGATCTGTTTCGTCTCGGCCGGAGTTGGCTGTGCGAACAAGGCACAGCAAGGAGCAACAGTGGGCGGTCTGGCTGGTGCAACCATTGGTGCGTTGACCTTCAATGATAAGTTGCTCGGTGCGGCAGTCGGTGCAGGTGTCGGTGTCCTGATGGGCTATATTGTCGGCAATGAGTGGGATAAAAGTGATGAAAAACAGGTTCAAAACACTCTCGAGAGAGGTCGATCCGGCCAAGCGCAGTCTTGGACCAACCCAGACACCGGCGCGAGTTATACCGCAACTCCGACACCACCTTACATGTCAGAAGATAAAGTATATCGTGACGTGGTTATCAAAGATGCCAAGGACGGACAGGAAATAATGGCAAAGGCCTGGCGTGATGACAAGGGTGTCTGGCATCTCAAGCAGTAA
- a CDS encoding SurA N-terminal domain-containing protein gives MLEIMRENASGWIVKILFAIIIIVFVFAFGMSGLAPTGDPVLATVNDQAITRAEYEFAYQRMAEAIGRSNPNVTSAQLQSAQFKQMVMGELISKKLLLGEADKLGIGASDTEVVEGIASQPMFKNKNGAFDKGIYQSALRSIRMTPAQFEADFKQELIIEKVKQGVGSAAAATPAQARQIFDWVGEQVSIDYIQIVPQDFMDTATVSNDEIKAYFLTNQDRFTAPAQVRLRIIPFTPDALSKFQDVTDEEIKAYYDANSAELQQPEQVRARHILVMVKDTDSDADKEKAKSKIEDVLTIAKSGDDFAALAQKYSEGPSGPNGGELGWFGRGAMVPEFEKAAFDTATGEISGLVKTQFGWHIIKVEERKDASTRTLEEATDELRTKIAQEKASEKITEQLDQAMDRLVSGMNIDDIAKELNLEAVVTEPMPAIFLTQIFGLTPEAAKTVQEMTPGDVHRSPIAVNGGYMLVEKVYDIPPTLMPLDKVKATIVNSIKKQKSDEMAQNEAEKIHAELTGANADKAAKTYADRIKTSKPFGRQGDIAELGQSKPLTEAIFATKDTTWLPLVYTMPNSVLVVRLNERIPASEEAWQEQKQFWMEQAGQSYRKEMLAAFMDELSKNAKIDIVQPEILQ, from the coding sequence ATGTTAGAGATAATGCGTGAGAACGCCTCCGGCTGGATCGTCAAGATCCTGTTTGCCATCATCATCATCGTTTTCGTCTTTGCCTTTGGTATGTCCGGCCTTGCCCCCACAGGCGATCCGGTTCTGGCAACCGTGAACGACCAGGCCATTACACGAGCCGAATACGAATTTGCCTACCAACGTATGGCAGAGGCCATCGGCCGTTCCAATCCGAACGTCACCTCCGCACAGTTGCAGAGTGCACAGTTCAAGCAAATGGTCATGGGTGAGCTTATCAGCAAAAAACTTCTGCTGGGTGAAGCTGACAAACTCGGTATCGGCGCATCAGACACGGAAGTGGTCGAAGGTATCGCGTCCCAGCCCATGTTCAAAAACAAGAACGGTGCATTCGACAAGGGCATCTATCAATCCGCACTGCGGAGCATTCGTATGACTCCGGCCCAGTTTGAAGCCGACTTCAAGCAGGAATTGATTATCGAAAAGGTCAAGCAGGGCGTCGGCAGTGCTGCTGCCGCCACACCGGCTCAGGCTCGCCAGATTTTCGACTGGGTGGGTGAACAGGTCAGCATCGACTACATCCAGATTGTTCCCCAAGACTTCATGGATACTGCGACTGTTTCCAACGATGAAATCAAGGCGTACTTCCTGACCAACCAGGATCGCTTCACAGCTCCTGCACAGGTTCGCCTGCGGATCATCCCCTTCACCCCAGACGCCTTGTCCAAATTCCAGGACGTCACCGACGAGGAAATCAAAGCATACTACGACGCCAACTCGGCAGAGTTGCAACAGCCAGAACAGGTTCGCGCCCGTCACATCCTCGTGATGGTCAAGGATACCGACTCTGATGCTGACAAAGAAAAAGCAAAAAGCAAGATTGAAGACGTCCTCACAATAGCCAAGTCCGGTGACGATTTCGCAGCTCTTGCCCAGAAATATTCCGAAGGACCGAGTGGTCCTAACGGCGGAGAGCTCGGCTGGTTTGGTCGCGGAGCCATGGTGCCTGAATTTGAAAAGGCAGCATTCGATACCGCCACAGGTGAGATCTCCGGCCTGGTCAAAACCCAGTTCGGCTGGCACATCATCAAGGTCGAAGAACGAAAAGACGCTTCTACCCGGACTTTGGAAGAAGCCACAGATGAACTGCGCACCAAAATCGCTCAGGAAAAAGCATCCGAGAAGATCACCGAACAGTTGGACCAGGCCATGGATCGCCTCGTGTCCGGCATGAACATTGATGACATTGCCAAGGAACTCAACCTTGAGGCTGTCGTCACCGAGCCCATGCCTGCGATCTTCCTGACACAAATATTCGGCCTGACCCCTGAAGCGGCCAAGACCGTTCAGGAAATGACTCCCGGCGACGTACACAGGTCACCCATTGCCGTCAACGGCGGCTATATGCTCGTTGAAAAGGTCTATGACATTCCGCCGACACTCATGCCGCTGGACAAAGTCAAAGCGACTATCGTCAACAGCATCAAGAAGCAGAAAAGTGACGAAATGGCCCAGAATGAAGCTGAAAAAATTCATGCTGAGCTGACCGGAGCAAACGCCGACAAGGCCGCCAAGACCTATGCTGACCGTATCAAGACATCCAAGCCTTTTGGCCGCCAGGGTGACATTGCAGAACTCGGCCAGAGCAAGCCCTTGACAGAAGCCATCTTCGCGACCAAGGACACCACGTGGCTGCCGTTGGTCTACACCATGCCGAACAGCGTTCTGGTCGTCCGACTGAACGAACGCATTCCCGCTTCTGAAGAAGCATGGCAGGAACAGAAGCAATTCTGGATGGAACAGGCAGGACAGAGTTACCGCAAGGAAATGCTCGCAGCCTTCATGGATGAGCTGAGCAAGAATGCGAAGATCGACATCGTCCAGCCAGAGATTCTCCAGTAA
- the umuD gene encoding translesion error-prone DNA polymerase V autoproteolytic subunit, protein MPLSASWVGVVARADCGSRVPIALAGEAVHAGFPSPAEEYLEKTLDLNEHLVPRPESTFFVRVCGDSMIGAAIHHDDMLVVDRSRIPRSGDVVIACVDGEFTVKRLRKTEFGLELAPENPDYPVVSLSEDTDFQVWGVVQHVIHKL, encoded by the coding sequence ATGCCTTTGTCAGCTTCTTGGGTAGGCGTTGTGGCTCGTGCGGATTGCGGAAGCCGGGTGCCTATTGCCTTGGCTGGTGAGGCTGTACATGCAGGGTTTCCGTCACCGGCTGAGGAGTATCTGGAGAAGACGCTTGATCTGAATGAACATCTGGTGCCGAGACCGGAATCGACGTTTTTCGTGCGTGTATGCGGTGACTCCATGATAGGCGCGGCCATTCATCATGACGACATGCTGGTGGTTGACCGATCTCGTATACCGCGCTCTGGAGATGTCGTCATTGCATGCGTGGATGGCGAGTTTACTGTCAAGCGGCTGCGTAAGACAGAATTCGGTCTGGAACTTGCCCCGGAAAACCCGGATTACCCTGTGGTCTCATTGTCGGAAGATACTGATTTTCAGGTGTGGGGAGTTGTCCAGCACGTGATCCACAAGCTGTAG
- a CDS encoding chorismate mutase: protein MIKIRKNDSSGPSSERPRRDDSRAPRRDDSRAPRRDDSRAPRRDDSQAPRRDDSRGPRKFEKRDGPRDGGRKFDKRGGGNRGGRDFFGNKPERPMPDEDAPAKSDVVAGHRFNDISDIDDQILHLLEKRAFLIRKEGAWRKSRQKSLVDPKLEKLLRGSFDRKAGELSLDAKLAKQLFTILNQFSLADVRKKFEGEGYKLAPRVDRIKAGIAGPRSFRFTRMMLAMAASAGAKTTLSPVTMNAPNKDLAKALKQVGAPITWDEDWIKNEGGKTLEFEGNMAFVGEDPFNFYMLLCLALGHAGRCKFTGKPALQLLDVASLNKILPSLGARLVPMNPNNPGLPVRLECGGFMDEAITLPGNVDPEFAAALTLAAWSFPGGLTIKGLNSEARDRVAEAVEVLNVCGIEAVLKKDSVTVPDGAPTIDASPLLPLSVKLNSMLLALPILSGGSINIEGAWPKNDHADKVLKQLGNLGLKVTVATENVVATMEGPLPDNAEITLGEDAELMPLALALALKVGNATLVGAENPTALELLDRMGASYEITDSGIELKPGKHVWDSTWFSPEPIWSMGCALAAYAVPGIVLENHGEVTATWPEFWNFYNSLPTGIMKPKPVRETKDDTRRRIKIR, encoded by the coding sequence ATGATCAAGATCCGCAAAAACGACAGCAGTGGTCCCTCCTCGGAACGACCACGCAGAGATGACAGCCGAGCTCCTCGCAGAGATGACAGTCGAGCTCCTCGCAGAGATGACAGTCGAGCTCCTCGTCGAGACGACAGCCAGGCTCCACGTAGAGATGACAGCCGTGGCCCACGCAAATTCGAAAAGCGTGATGGTCCCAGAGATGGCGGCCGCAAATTCGACAAACGCGGTGGTGGCAACCGCGGTGGTCGTGATTTCTTCGGCAACAAGCCTGAAAGACCCATGCCTGATGAAGATGCTCCCGCCAAGTCCGATGTAGTCGCCGGACACCGATTCAACGACATTTCCGACATAGACGACCAGATCCTGCATCTGCTGGAAAAACGTGCGTTCCTCATCCGCAAGGAAGGCGCATGGCGTAAATCCAGGCAGAAATCCCTTGTCGATCCCAAACTCGAAAAATTGCTCCGGGGCTCCTTTGACCGCAAGGCCGGAGAGCTCAGCCTCGACGCCAAGCTCGCCAAACAGCTCTTCACCATACTCAACCAGTTTTCGCTGGCTGATGTTCGCAAGAAGTTTGAAGGTGAAGGCTATAAGCTCGCCCCCCGTGTTGACCGCATCAAGGCCGGTATCGCAGGACCGCGGTCCTTCCGTTTCACTCGCATGATGCTCGCCATGGCCGCCAGTGCAGGCGCAAAAACAACCTTGTCCCCGGTGACAATGAATGCACCGAACAAAGATCTGGCCAAAGCTTTGAAACAGGTTGGCGCCCCGATCACATGGGACGAAGACTGGATCAAAAACGAGGGCGGCAAAACCCTTGAATTCGAAGGCAACATGGCCTTTGTAGGCGAAGACCCTTTCAATTTCTATATGCTGCTGTGCCTGGCTCTGGGGCATGCAGGTCGCTGTAAGTTCACGGGCAAACCCGCCCTACAACTGCTGGACGTCGCCTCCCTGAACAAAATCCTGCCGAGTCTCGGCGCACGCCTTGTCCCCATGAACCCGAACAACCCCGGCCTGCCCGTGCGGTTGGAATGTGGCGGCTTCATGGATGAGGCAATCACCCTGCCAGGCAACGTCGACCCGGAATTTGCAGCCGCGCTGACTCTGGCTGCATGGTCCTTCCCTGGCGGTCTGACTATCAAGGGCCTGAACAGTGAAGCCCGTGACCGCGTAGCCGAAGCCGTTGAAGTCTTGAACGTCTGCGGTATTGAAGCCGTACTGAAAAAGGATTCGGTCACTGTCCCCGACGGCGCTCCGACCATCGACGCTTCCCCGCTCCTGCCTTTATCCGTCAAACTCAACTCCATGCTTCTGGCTCTGCCCATCCTGAGTGGAGGTTCCATCAATATCGAAGGAGCCTGGCCCAAAAACGACCACGCCGACAAGGTGCTCAAACAGTTGGGCAACCTCGGTCTGAAAGTGACCGTTGCCACGGAAAACGTGGTTGCGACCATGGAAGGCCCCTTGCCTGATAACGCGGAGATCACCCTTGGTGAAGATGCGGAGCTTATGCCACTGGCACTCGCACTGGCTCTCAAGGTCGGCAACGCCACCCTGGTCGGAGCAGAGAACCCCACAGCCCTTGAGCTGCTTGATCGCATGGGTGCTTCTTACGAAATCACCGACAGCGGCATCGAACTGAAGCCCGGAAAGCACGTATGGGACAGCACATGGTTCAGTCCGGAACCGATTTGGTCCATGGGTTGCGCTCTGGCCGCCTATGCCGTACCCGGTATTGTGCTCGAAAACCATGGCGAGGTCACCGCGACCTGGCCCGAGTTCTGGAACTTCTACAATTCCCTGCCCACCGGCATCATGAAACCCAAACCGGTACGTGAGACAAAAGATGACACACGCAGAAGAATCAAAATCCGTTGA
- the sat gene encoding sulfate adenylyltransferase: MSNLVAPHGGKGLVCCLLEGAELEAEIKKAEGLKTLEISDRAKGDLIMMGIGGFSPLNGFMTKADWKGVCKDFLMADGTFWPIPITLATDDEEVAVGDEVALKAADGTVYATMKIEEKYEMTEADKKWECELVYKGEGEESADDVFWKVAMEDHPGVQMVMAQGKYNLAGPVKVLSEGNYAARFPGVYLTPAQIRAEMEKRGWSNVAALQLRNPMHRSHEFLAKIAVEVCDGVVIHSLIGNLKPGDIPGDVRIKCIQTLIDNYFVPENVINAGYPLDMRYAGPREGLIHATFRQNYGINNMLIGRDHAGVGDFYGLFEAQEIFKKIPYQDGCSAEPGKALLCRNMNIDWTFYCYKCDGMASMRTCPHTKEDRVILSGTKLRKALSEGAEVVDHFGRDEVLVILREYYAGLTEKVEVKMQKAASGADM, from the coding sequence ATGTCCAACCTCGTAGCACCTCACGGTGGAAAAGGTCTCGTCTGCTGCCTGCTCGAAGGCGCTGAGCTCGAAGCTGAAATTAAAAAGGCTGAAGGCCTGAAGACTCTCGAAATTTCTGATCGCGCCAAGGGCGATCTGATCATGATGGGTATCGGTGGTTTCTCTCCGCTGAACGGCTTCATGACCAAGGCTGACTGGAAGGGCGTCTGCAAAGACTTCCTGATGGCTGACGGCACATTCTGGCCCATCCCCATCACTCTGGCCACCGACGACGAAGAAGTTGCAGTTGGTGATGAAGTCGCTCTGAAGGCTGCTGACGGCACCGTCTACGCCACCATGAAGATCGAAGAAAAATACGAAATGACCGAAGCCGACAAGAAGTGGGAATGCGAACTCGTCTACAAGGGCGAGGGCGAAGAGTCCGCTGATGACGTCTTCTGGAAAGTTGCCATGGAAGATCATCCTGGCGTCCAGATGGTCATGGCTCAGGGCAAGTACAACTTGGCCGGTCCTGTTAAAGTTCTGTCCGAAGGCAACTACGCCGCTCGTTTCCCCGGTGTTTACCTGACTCCTGCTCAGATCCGCGCCGAAATGGAAAAACGCGGCTGGTCCAACGTTGCTGCTCTGCAGCTGCGTAACCCCATGCACCGTTCCCACGAATTCCTGGCCAAGATCGCTGTGGAAGTGTGTGACGGCGTCGTGATTCACTCCCTGATCGGTAACCTGAAGCCGGGCGATATCCCGGGTGACGTCCGCATCAAGTGCATCCAGACCCTGATCGACAACTACTTCGTTCCCGAGAACGTCATCAACGCTGGTTACCCTCTGGACATGCGTTACGCCGGTCCTCGTGAAGGCCTCATTCACGCCACCTTCCGTCAGAACTACGGCATCAACAACATGCTGATCGGTCGTGACCACGCTGGTGTTGGCGATTTCTACGGTCTGTTCGAAGCTCAGGAAATCTTCAAGAAGATCCCTTACCAAGATGGTTGCTCCGCCGAGCCCGGAAAGGCTCTGCTCTGCCGCAACATGAACATCGACTGGACCTTCTACTGCTACAAGTGCGACGGCATGGCTTCCATGCGTACGTGCCCCCATACCAAAGAAGACCGCGTCATCCTGTCCGGTACCAAGCTGCGTAAGGCCCTTTCCGAGGGCGCCGAAGTTGTCGACCACTTTGGTCGCGACGAAGTTCTCGTCATCCTGCGCGAGTACTACGCTGGCCTGACCGAAAAGGTTGAGGTCAAGATGCAGAAGGCTGCTTCCGGCGCCGACATGTAA